The DNA window atATACAGAGCCCTTTgttaatatgaaaaatagttgAGGGTAAAATGGATAGAAATTTGAATGTGCGATTGATGTGGCAACTAGTAGGATAGGATACTTTATATTTGGggacaaaatttaaaccttAGAATCCCTTATATTGGAGGGTAGTTGGAGTagtatttattagtaataGCTTGCTTTCTTGCTTCTTAGGTtcttattttctaattatgtataaaataacATAGTTACGCTTTTTCTtatgaatttccttttttaCCTAGGGAGAGAATTAGAGAATGTacctttatttgttttatattatactaCTTCTCATCTaaagactttctagtattctctatatttatatgaacactaataaatttagacatatatataaaaaatatacattaatcaatagatgaatctaatcatagctaaaacatcttacaacatgaaacagaggaagtgcatttacttttttttgctAGGTGCTTGGTTGCtaataagccaaatttaaatcttcaatcttaaaatttggagttaattttgggtttttttcaccgaagtttattttttagtcttgagttttagatatataagaatatgtatataaaatttttatttataaattatttattgtttgcaaatatgccgtagggctatttataaattaagaaTGGCAGGAAGGAAATATGTGGTCTTAAGCTCTTAATTTCTTATTGTTCTACAGGGTTAGCGACGACAGCATGTCTAGCTTATCCAATCCTGAATTTAGGACGGTGCATCAGTACATCACATGGGAGGTGGTCTGCCACTGGGATAATTTGGTACCACCCGTACTGGCAGTGGTCGTACAGTCTCTACTACTAGCATACAGCATACTGGTCCATTTTCTCTGCTCAATGCTCACACCAACCAATTGGCTCTTTTCCAGCACGTGGACTTGCTCTTATCTTAGTTCTCCGTACCGTATCTAATCTCTTTGTAACTACCTTTATAAATGAATGCAGTACACAGCTAAAACTTGCTAGATACAGATGAACAGAGCCTGAAAAAGGTTCACTGCTTTAGTTCAGCAGCTATGGCAGGTCCTAACATATGATGATAACTTCTTTTCATACCCTCTTATTATCCACATTTGCATTTTACAACCTATGCATTGTTCACTTGGAACTGTGCGAGGACTGGTCATTGGACCATGACTTGATGCaacattaatattttcttttaatactTCCATTCCAAGCTGCTGTTgttatttgcatatttgggGGTATGTAGGTCCACCATGCAGTAGCGCTCAGATTCTGGATCATAGATGACCCCATCGTACAGTGTTTCTTTCAATGCAAGTTTGTATGGTAGTATGGTACTACTACAatctgggaaaaaaaatgaaaagagaaaTGTTTGTATGGTGCCAGCCAGCTTTTATCCATAGGATAGAACAATGAAGGGAAAaagtaattgatttttttttcattattaaaGACACTTATGGAAGGATTGATGGTTGCTCATACTACAATGACAAGCAGTTTATATGTAATCATCACTTCATCAGGTGTAATCAACCCTACCGAGGTTATATTAAGGATATGCTTCAGCActccacccacccaccccacTAAATCTAACCCATTTCTTTGCAGCAAAAGATGCCTCGAGCCTGTGGATGGTATAGCAGTGCAAAATTCCAATCGAAGAAACCAAAAGGGAGGCAGCAAAAAGACAGATCAAATGGATTCACCAACTGATGATCTATTCATCTGGCATGGCCAGCTGGCCGTGCATATACATTGCAGACCACTAGAATTACAAGAACCTTATCACTATCATTTGCTGAACAGAAATCCTGGTAGCTACCTATCTCCAATTCCATGTCTCCAACTCCAAGAACAAGTATTGATGCTAACATGAGTGTGGAAATGGGGGTAGCAGAACGTAGCCCTGGTGAGAGGTTGCAAGTTTTGAAGGCATCAGCTTCAGCATCAATGGCTTATTCAATTGCTCAGTTCCCAGTCAAGTGGCAATCCATTAAGTGCAAGCTTCAGCAACTCTGTTCCAACCTGAATGCGCGAGAAGACGACGGCAGCTCCGATGAACATATGATTCTTGTTCAGTTCCTTCAGGCGGCTATGGCAACAGTAAGTCATATTCAAGCTATTGCTTCTCAATGCAGTGATGAAACATACAATGGTGGAAGGCTTCGACTGAGGAGTGATTTGGATAACATCAGCTCCAAGCTTGATGTCCACCTGAAGGACCTCATGGAGATGGTTTGCTCCAGAACTTCAGTGCATTCTCAAGCTGTCGTCGCAACGAGGCCTGCCATTGATGCCAGCCTAAGCCACAAGAGGTTCTACATCAATGATCTCTTCTTGAGGGTGAGGATTGGGGACTTGGCTCAGAGAAACCAAGCCTTGATCACCATTGGAGAGCTCCTTTCTGAAGATATCGAGTATGTAAGGTTTGTTGCGCTTGACATAGATGGCATCATCACTCTCCTAATCAGCTCTCTGGAATCAGGAGACACATCCATTCAAGAGCAGGCTGCAAGAATTATCTCCCTTATTGCAGGCCACGATTCCTATAGAGGAGTGCTTGTGAAAGCAGGGGTGGTTGCTCCACTTGTCCAGTTACTGGATAGTGCAAGCACCGCCACTGTTTCATCAAGGGAGAGAGCAGCTCATGCATTGAGGGAGCTGACGAGCAACTCCGACAACGTGTGGGCTGTATGCGCACAAGGTGGCCTCACCGTGCTCCTGACCGTCTGCGCCAATGCCAGCAGCAAAGGCAAGCTGGTATGCTCGGCTTTCGCTGTGCTGAAGAACCTGAGCAgggtggaggaggtgaagaTGTTCATGGTGGAAGAAGGTGCAATTCTGGAGCTGGTGAAGCTGTCCCGGCAAAAGGAGGAAGAACGCAAAGTTGGATCAGTTGAGCTGCTCCATCACATGGCTTTGGCTGATGCCAACGTCAGACAAGCAGCGATCAGCATGGGAGTGATCCAATCACTCACTCAGCTGATAAACCCTGGTTTACCATACTCATGCAAAGCCAGGGAGGTTGCTTTCTCAGCCATTTCTTTCTTCTGCTTCCCTTCTAAAACTCTGACAGATGATCTCGTCAACTCCAATTTTCTTAGATGGCTTTTTTCATATCTCAACAATGGCGATTATGCTGTCCTGGAATGCACCCTCAACATCCTTGTACAGCTAACAAGGATTTCTGAGGAATATAACAAGATTGTGGGCAGGGCAGGTTTCATGACTGTCCTGGCAAGCTTGCTTCTATCCAAATTCTACCAAATCCGGGAGATGGCAGCACAAGTGCTCTGCAACCTACTGTTGCTTCAATCTAATCGTGTCGTTTTCGTGCAAGATGGCGACAATCTGAATCAGCTGCTGCAGTCGCTTCATCTCGGTGATGGTAAGACGATGGCGAAGAACTTGACCATTTCTTGTGTCATGTCGTTGGTAGAGACGAGCGATGGAAGGAAGAGGATCACGTCTTCTGAACATTTCGGCAACTTAAAAGGATTGGCCAATTCCGGTGATATTTCTGCCAAGAAGATCATGAAGAAACTATCTGCTAGCAAGTTGCAAACCATTATTACAAGAATCCGGATCACACGAGTCCCATCTCGCCTTCCTCTGCATGATAACCACTTGATTTGATGGCTTCTTCAGTCTTGAACCACAAATTCGTTCattcatctttcatctttgGCCTGCGTGCTGTCCATAGTTGGTCTTTCTTATGATAGTCTGATTGTTCACTACTCATCGCCACGATTCCTTTGCACTATCCATAAAATTCTTTGGTGCATGTAAATCTCACTTGTTATTATCATTTATCAATCAATCGTTTGCTCGTTTGGCACATCCAACTTTTCAATTTTGAAGCCTTCCGAAGGGAAACTACTTTAAACCTTGagggaatatttttttcctgtccatataaatagtaataaaaagaCAATATAGATTAACGTGagatatcactacacaaacatgcttaaatttgatttctatagatcacaaaaatataaatattactt is part of the Oryza brachyantha chromosome 2, ObraRS2, whole genome shotgun sequence genome and encodes:
- the LOC102717676 gene encoding uncharacterized protein LOC102717676, giving the protein MSPTPRTSIDANMSVEMGVAERSPGERLQVLKASASASMAYSIAQFPVKWQSIKCKLQQLCSNLNAREDDGSSDEHMILVQFLQAAMATVSHIQAIASQCSDETYNGGRLRLRSDLDNISSKLDVHLKDLMEMVCSRTSVHSQAVVATRPAIDASLSHKRFYINDLFLRVRIGDLAQRNQALITIGELLSEDIEYVRFVALDIDGIITLLISSLESGDTSIQEQAARIISLIAGHDSYRGVLVKAGVVAPLVQLLDSASTATVSSRERAAHALRELTSNSDNVWAVCAQGGLTVLLTVCANASSKGKLVCSAFAVLKNLSRVEEVKMFMVEEGAILELVKLSRQKEEERKVGSVELLHHMALADANVRQAAISMGVIQSLTQLINPGLPYSCKAREVAFSAISFFCFPSKTLTDDLVNSNFLRWLFSYLNNGDYAVLECTLNILVQLTRISEEYNKIVGRAGFMTVLASLLLSKFYQIREMAAQVLCNLLLLQSNRVVFVQDGDNLNQLLQSLHLGDGKTMAKNLTISCVMSLVETSDGRKRITSSEHFGNLKGLANSGDISAKKIMKKLSASKLQTIITRIRITRVPSRLPLHDNHLI